The Ailuropoda melanoleuca isolate Jingjing chromosome 15, ASM200744v2, whole genome shotgun sequence genomic sequence TGGCTTCTCTGGGAGAGGGAGGCATGTGGGTCTTCTGATGGGGATCATTGTCCTTGAGGGGTGCACGTTCATGCTTGTGTCTTGGAGGTGGTAACTGCCATTCTCTACTCACAGGAGGCTCCAAAGATGGATGGCCCGCCTGACAGAGGTGAGATGGCATGACAAGGAGGGAGATTTGGGCATGACCCGTGCGGGCGTCTGGCTACTCCCACCTTCTCCCATCCTAGTTGCTGAGCCCGTCAGAGTGGTGGTCCTAGACTGCAGTGGTATCACCTTTGCAGATGCTGCTGGAGCGAGAGAAGTGGTACAGGTGAGGGACGGGATAGGTTGTGGAGAAAGTCCCCTTAGCATCTCCTGCATACCCGCTGACGCTGACGTAGGATTTAACACCCCCCCCCATCTCCGCAGCTGGCCAGTCGATGCAGAGACGCTGGGATCCACCTTCTCCTGGCTCAGTGTAAtggtgagggggtggaggggggggtACCTGGACACTGGGGAATGACCCGACActtgggggaaggaaaaggacacGGTGTGGATTTAAGACCTCAGAGCCTGACCCGCCTCTCTACACAGCCTCAGTGCTGGGGACCCTGACTGAGGCAGGACTCCTGGACAGAGTGACCCCGGAACAGCTGTTTGTCAGTGTCCAGGATGCGGCTGCTCATGCCCTGGAGAGACTGGTGAGGGGGCAGTAGCAACAGGAGTGAAATCCGGGAGGGGCTGGGCTGTAGCAGGTCACATGTAAGTCAGTAGCTGAGGATCTAGGCAGCGGGTTTTGGGAAGGGGACTGAGAAGGAAGCTGGGGGGTGAAATGATGAGTCAATTTAAGGCTAAGCCAGGGACACTGGGCCCAGCTCTGCGCGAAGAACTGAGGAGCTAAGGTTTCAAAGTGGGGTGCTGTGTGCCTCAGAGGACTCCCAAATGCTGAGGGAGGAGGGTACCTAAGCTATTCCTGACATGTCCCCTCTCTTTTCCAGGAGCCTACGGGTCCAAAGACTTGCACAGTGTGGGTCTGACCCAGTTGTCTGGAGTGTGGAGGGCCCCAATAATATGTGTGTGAGGAGTCCCCTTACTTTGTGTAACTAATAAAACAAAGCTGAGCGTCTCTGAGGTGCATGAATTGAGTCTGGGTGTCTGCACACTGACCCTTTGGTGCCCCTTTCTCCATGCCAACAGCATTGCAGACACAATTAAAAATGGCTTTCACTTGTGTGTTCACCAGCCCTCACCCCAGCTCCAGAGTCACCAGTTCTCTccatggggggtggggctggagcccatgCACAGAGTCCTGGAtccagagatgggggagaggggcacaaCCCTGGGAATACACATTGGgggcttccccaccccctcagtcCCAAGGAGATGAGAGGAGGGTATTTCCACTTCAGGTTCTTAGAGTCCCCATGGGCTCTTTGGCATTTGGAAAGtgacccccccccacttcctgccccatgagaagggggtgggggaggacttGGCACTGGCTGTGGGATGAGTTATGGCCCCATCAAGTCCCTGGGCACTCACAGAAAGGAGGAGTGTCACCAGGACAAGCCCCTATTTGGGAATCAGATTCTGAAGGGGATCAGAGACAGTCAGTGGAGTGGTCACTGGGTGGTAGGGTTTGCTAGAGATTCCTGGAGTTTTCTAGAAATTCCTGGCAGGGACAAGGAGGCAGGCCCAGCCTGACAGTTTGAAGGCCCCGAATGTCCATCATTCTGAGGTCATGCACTGCAGCCGGTGTTTGAAGAAGAGTAGGCGGTGTTTGGCCACCTGACTTTCATCCAGTGATCCTGGGTAACGGTAGCGGGCATAAGTCTCTGTCCCCACATCCCTTGATGTCCAAGGCAGCTTCAACTTAGATGCGTGATCCACAACGACGTCTGAGCAGGAGCCCACTCGAAGGGAACCAAGCCCATCCAGGAAgaattctggggtggggggagggaagggagtacGCAATGAAGGGTCTGAAGGGTGTAGAAGGCCAACCCTTCAGGGAGAACTGAGATCTGGGGTACGGAGGTTGCACAGGCAAGGGCCCCGTTTCTGAGGGCCTTGGGCTAGTAATTAATTCCTTGGGGTTTTAATTTcactcttctgtaaaatagagtCAACATACTTTCCTGGTGCTTTGATAACGTATCCCAACCCTCTTCCCAGCACACCCCCAAAGGTTCAATAGATGCTGCATGGGCTGCTCCAGGAGTGTGTTGGGAACCAGGGGAAGCGGCTGGGAATGGAGTAAAGGTGGCCGTGACAGTGGTGGGGAGGTTAAAGGTGGCCCCAAGGGGCTATGCTGGGCGTGGAGGTTTAAATGGTGTGCGGGCCGGGAGGGTGGGAGCTCTGTCTCTTGCCAGGGCGCAGATCTTGGTAAACCTTCGCAGAACTGCCCCCAAGGGCCCCGGGTGCCAGCCGTTGGCTCCGCGGGGTGGGTGTAGTAGTAGCTGGTGCCCCTGGAGCCTCGCCCGGCGCCCCGCGGGGTCCCTGCTGGGCCAGGCCGGGAGGGGGCGCCACTCACCCAGATGCGCCACGCGGCTGAGGCGCGGGTCGAAACCGACCTCGCGGACCTTGTCTGTGCGCGCCAGGAAGAAGTTGACCACGCCGTCCGTGACCACGCAGCCTGGAAAGCCGACCAGCTCGTGGTGGAAGCCGCGCTTCTGCCGGAGGCAGTTCCCGCGGCCTGGCGCgccaggctccacgctcagcagctGCCGGTAGGTGGTGGCGAAGCCGGAGATCTCCCGCACCGCGCCGCCGACCTGCGGGGAGTGGGAGGATGGCTCCAGGCGGGACGGGGACtgccggggaggggggtggcggcTAGATCTGTGCTCCCCCTCCCCGGGGCGGTTCCCCTGCCCCCGTCCCCGTCCGCTCCACCCCTGCAGGACCGGACGGTCCCCAGGCTCCGGCCGGCCGCGTCGTCCTCTGTCCGTCCCAGGGCCGTCCGCTCTAGCCCAGGTCTCCCCCGCCGATGCGTCAGCCTGCTGgcccctccttctcccactcgGCATCCTGCAGGTCCTCCCCTACCAGGTCCAGGGGCGTCCGCTCCAGCACGTCCACAAGCCTCTCCAGCCGCGTCCGCGCCGTGAAGACGAAGTCGTCGTCCACCCACAGGACATACTTGGTGGTTACTTGGGATACGGCCAGGTTCCGGCCTGCGAACCAGCCCTGGGGGAGGGTATATACGGTTAGTGAGGCTGTAGTAATAGGACGTaacccctctgcccccttcccttcaGTGCCCACGAATGGCTCAGAGTTTCCCACTGCTAGCGGTTCTGAGTCAGTGCTCTGGGAGAAGGTGTTAGAAAGCGTTTAACTTATGCgtgcactcattcattcattcattcattcatcacctatttattgagtgctcccTAGGTGCTCAGCACATTCTAAGAATGCAGTGCGAATAAGACAGGCACGATTCCTGCTCCCACGGAGCTGACGTTCCAGGAATTGCCATGCTTAACAGGCACCCCAGTAATTCTGGAATTACTGGTAGATAGCCCTGGAACCACTACTCCGGAGACTTCAGACGGAGGGCGCGCCTCTCTCCGGCGCCCTCTGGCGCGCGGTTCAGCCTCGCCCGCTGCGCACCTTGCCGAAAGGCATGAGATAGTGCTCGATGTGGGGGCCGCTAATGCTCTCTGGCTTGTCGCTGTCGTCGGCGATGACCACGGTGACCGTTGGGTAGAAGCGGCGGATGCTGGCGATGAGTGCCCGTAGCCGATTGTAACGCAGGAAGGTCTTAGTAGCGATGGTGACCAGGGCGCTGATGTTGTACTGGGCTGGGAGTGAGGGGTAGTTAGGTGCAGAGAAGGAGAGTGGGAAGTGAGGAGCAGGAAGGAGTCTTCTCCCAGGGGCTCCCTCTTTCAACTTCCCCCCACCAGACCTGGATTTAGGTCCCCGCTGGCACCAGCCTCACCTCCCTGGGGTAGAGACCCAGATGGGTACAGCCGAGGGTTGGGGGGGTGTCTTATGCGGATGGTAAAGGCAGCCTCATGTCCCTCCGTGGAGAACCGGACTGGGAAGAAAGGACACAAGCCTTGGTCCTTAAGACTGGGATAACATTCCCTTTTCAGTAAATCAATAATTACGTGCCTACTCTTTCTGGACCCTGGTGGACAAGAATGCAGAGTTTTTACCGCCATGGCACTAACATTCTAAtgggtggggaaagaaaagaaaatatttaatttagagagatttaattaaaagctaacatttattgagcatttactatgtggcAGGTACTTTTTCAGTTACCTTAAATATAGGAACTCATGTAATCTTCACAAGCCCTATTAAGTAGATTCCTACTacagaaaaaggcagagagaaattaaataacttgtctcTATTGACACAACTCTTAAGCAACAACACTGAGATAGGAACCTAGTCAGTCTGGTTCCAggctaagtaaataaaattcagataCTGGTAAGCattgaatagaaaataaaacaagcaatgTGATAGTGAAGAGGagacatctgagctgagatccaAATGACAAGAAGGAGCCAGCTGTGCAAAActctggaggaagagcattctagggagagggaacagcaagcTTGAAGGCCCCAAAGTGGGTTTGGTGTAGCAAGCCttggagagaagcaggagagctTGTGTCGTGCCTCTTTTGCTAGAGGAGAAATGGGACCTCTGGGAGATAAAGCCCCTCGCCCTCCAGTAAGTGGGGGGTTGGGAATAGAGCTTGAGTCTTCTGGCTCCTGGGGCAGGTCACTTCCTGGGGCCCCCACAGTTGGCCTGAAGGGGAGACACACCCAAAGCTCGGGTTTCCCTTTGGCCTACTCTGGCCCCAGATGAACAAaggccccttctctccctccctggtcCCACTGGCCTCACTGAAATGCCCATTGTGTGACTGGGCAGCTCTGGCCATTGCCCGAGTGTCTCCCACACCCTCTGCCATCTGCCCACTCCAGCCTTTCCGGGCTCTCTGTTcaccctgcctgcccctgcctctgcctgggcTTCACACCTGTGTCTGCTGTGTTTGCCTGGTAGCTTCGGCTGCTGTAAGTGACCAGTTGAAGCTGCCGGTTGAGTTGGTCCAGCCCTGGGCTGGCGAGGGTGAGATCTGGCTGCCCCTCTCCAGTGAGAGTCACTCCAGTCACTTCCCCTGCCACGTCCCAGGTGCCCAAGGAGGCAGTCAGGTTCACCTGGGAGAGGGGGTTGGATGGAGAGTACAAGGTTAGGCTTCTTGCCTCCCTgattcctctgtccctcctttggCAGCCAGGTCTCCCTCCAGCATCGTCAGTGCCCACCTGGCCCTCCCAGCCTCGTTTCCTCTTACCTGGTAAAGCTCCTGACCAGCAGCTGCCTGCAGGctcagccctgggaggaaggagagggagtcaGAATCACAGACAGCCTTGAACTCTTCTTCAcgttctcttctctctttcaccACACAACATGGACCTTCTCACCCATCCCTCTTTGTTGAGGCCACAGCAGGGCACATGTTGGGACACAGCCTAAAGTAACTGATTTTTTACTCCTTCCCATCAAAGCAATAGCTCTTTATGGCCTGTCCCCCACCTAGCCACTTAATCTTTGGTCAGTCAGCCAAGAAGAGATTCTTTCCCCCAAACCTCTCCTGTTGCAGTCTTCTGCAATTCCTGACAACCCTAGAGTCCCTTCTGTCCTCACCTCCCACCTCACGAGCCCCCTTCTGATCTCAAGTCCCCCTTTCATCAGAAGTTCCCCAATTCTCATTccaatcttccttctttcttcctcacccAACCTTGAGCTCCACCACTCCCATAGTGGCTTAGGTCATCTCCTAGGCCCATTCTCCCCACCTGGCACCAAGATGCTCCGGAGGGGCTGGACCTCCACACCCTGCAGGGGGTACTGAAGAGGGGAGTTGGCAGGGGCTATGAGCAGCTGGTCAGCAGCGGATTGGCTCCTGGCAGTGGAGGACAGTGAAGGAATCAGGGGCAGAGGAGCTTGCTCCTTCCGGTCACACCCTCCCTCCAGGCCTCCCACTGCAAAGACACGCCCTCCTTTCAAGATGGTACCTTGAAAGGAAGGCCTGGAACTCCTGCTCCCTGGAGGCAGAGGCAGCCCTCAGCTCCTCCGGGTCAAAGGCCTTGGTGAGATCAATGGCTCGGACCTGCCTCTGGAATGGGAGGTAAAAGCTCCCTCCACTGGACTCACAACTACAGTTGTTCCCAGAGAGCAGCCTGGAGGGGGGACGAAGGGTCATCAGAGCCCAGCCATACAACTCCATTCACCCC encodes the following:
- the B4GALNT1 gene encoding beta-1,4 N-acetylgalactosaminyltransferase 1; this translates as MRLGRRALCVLVLLLACASLGLLYVSTRDAPGLRPPLALWAPLQGPPRPELPDLAPEPRYAHIPVRIKEHVVGLLSGNNCSCESSGGSFYLPFQRQVRAIDLTKAFDPEELRAASASREQEFQAFLSRSQSAADQLLIAPANSPLQYPLQGVEVQPLRSILVPGLSLQAAAGQELYQVNLTASLGTWDVAGEVTGVTLTGEGQPDLTLASPGLDQLNRQLQLVTYSSRSYQANTADTVRFSTEGHEAAFTIRIRHPPNPRLYPSGSLPQGAQYNISALVTIATKTFLRYNRLRALIASIRRFYPTVTVVIADDSDKPESISGPHIEHYLMPFGKGWFAGRNLAVSQVTTKYVLWVDDDFVFTARTRLERLVDVLERTPLDLVGGAVREISGFATTYRQLLSVEPGAPGRGNCLRQKRGFHHELVGFPGCVVTDGVVNFFLARTDKVREVGFDPRLSRVAHLEFFLDGLGSLRVGSCSDVVVDHASKLKLPWTSRDVGTETYARYRYPGSLDESQVAKHRLLFFKHRLQCMTSE